A window from Myxococcus fulvus encodes these proteins:
- the rodA gene encoding rod shape-determining protein RodA, giving the protein MQLRIERRMVPHVPWGLIFCVLAVALLGIWNLASASRPPLAPVWSSQALYLGLGIVAVLVVCLVDYRWIQRMAMPIYIANILALIALRFVGHTAKGAESWFAIGPFRLQPAEFMKIGVVLMLAKVYHDDFRPNEPSYGLVRLWKPLVVVGVPFILVLVQPDLGTALMIGLSSLTVILFGKVRWYLVATLVAGVLAGAIVIWNDYIREVPEPRPTIVRHHLKKHQSQRISGWLDPEADLRGSGYHAAQSKIAVGSGGVSGKGWREGTQTGLRFLPEQHTDFIFSVWAEEHGFVLCTLLLVLYGAIFIFGLGVGFSARDRFGAFVAVGVVAMLFWQVFENIGMVIGLLPVTGITLPLMSYGGSSMMSVMLSIGLLVNISMRRHMF; this is encoded by the coding sequence ATGCAACTCAGGATTGAGCGGCGGATGGTGCCCCACGTGCCGTGGGGGCTCATCTTCTGCGTGCTGGCCGTGGCCCTGCTGGGCATCTGGAACCTGGCCTCGGCGTCGCGTCCTCCGCTGGCGCCCGTGTGGTCCAGCCAGGCCCTGTACCTGGGCCTGGGCATCGTCGCGGTGCTGGTGGTGTGCCTGGTGGACTACCGCTGGATCCAACGCATGGCGATGCCCATCTACATCGCCAACATCCTGGCGCTCATCGCGCTGCGCTTCGTCGGCCACACCGCCAAGGGCGCCGAGAGCTGGTTCGCCATCGGCCCGTTCCGCCTGCAGCCCGCGGAGTTCATGAAGATTGGCGTCGTGCTGATGCTGGCCAAGGTCTACCACGACGACTTCCGCCCCAATGAGCCGTCCTACGGCCTGGTGCGGCTGTGGAAGCCGCTGGTGGTGGTGGGCGTGCCCTTCATCCTGGTGCTGGTGCAGCCGGACCTGGGCACCGCGCTGATGATCGGCCTGTCCTCGCTCACCGTCATCCTCTTCGGCAAGGTGCGCTGGTACCTGGTGGCCACGCTGGTGGCGGGCGTGCTCGCGGGCGCCATCGTCATCTGGAACGACTACATCCGCGAGGTGCCCGAGCCTCGGCCCACCATCGTCCGGCACCACCTGAAGAAGCACCAGAGCCAGCGCATCTCCGGGTGGTTGGACCCCGAGGCGGACCTGCGCGGCAGCGGCTACCACGCCGCGCAGTCGAAAATCGCGGTGGGCAGCGGCGGCGTGTCCGGCAAGGGCTGGCGCGAGGGGACCCAGACGGGCCTGCGCTTCCTGCCCGAGCAGCACACCGACTTCATCTTCTCGGTGTGGGCGGAGGAGCACGGCTTCGTGCTGTGCACCCTCCTGTTGGTGCTCTATGGCGCCATCTTCATCTTCGGCCTGGGCGTGGGGTTCAGCGCCCGAGACAGGTTCGGCGCCTTCGTCGCCGTGGGCGTCGTGGCCATGCTCTTCTGGCAGGTGTTCGAGAACATCGGCATGGTCATCGGCTTGTTGCCGGTGACGGGAATCACCCTGCCGCTGATGAGTTATGGCGGGTCTTCCATGATGTCCGTGATGCTCAGCATTGGCTTGCTGGTGAACATCAGCATGCGTCGTCACATGTTCTGA
- a CDS encoding uroporphyrinogen-III synthase: protein MVTRPRERAEELCFLLEDEGAEVLSLPLLELRPPEDPRPLASAAEHIQRYRWVVFASPSAVDALLDALREAGTSERLSRVKLAAVGPRTARAVKGYGLDVAAEPEEGTGQALFEMLKDGLQSGDEVLLPAAEDGRRELEDALREAGVLVTRVTAYRSLPAELPLEALELLGASPPDVAVFASPRTAEAFLEAAGRERLGAARVVAIGPTTASALEQLGLPASAIAERPTPESLVDATVRAVRGN from the coding sequence TTGGTGACGCGCCCGCGTGAGCGGGCCGAAGAGCTGTGCTTCCTCCTGGAGGACGAGGGCGCGGAGGTGCTCAGCCTCCCGCTGCTGGAGCTGCGTCCGCCGGAGGACCCGCGCCCGCTGGCGTCGGCCGCGGAGCACATCCAGCGCTACCGCTGGGTGGTGTTCGCGAGCCCGTCCGCGGTGGACGCGCTGCTGGACGCGCTCCGGGAGGCGGGCACGTCCGAGCGGCTCTCCCGCGTGAAGTTGGCGGCGGTGGGGCCTCGCACCGCGCGCGCGGTGAAGGGCTATGGGCTGGACGTCGCCGCGGAGCCCGAGGAGGGCACGGGGCAGGCGCTGTTCGAGATGCTCAAGGACGGCCTGCAGTCCGGGGACGAGGTGCTGCTGCCCGCGGCGGAGGACGGTCGGCGGGAGCTGGAGGACGCGCTGCGGGAGGCCGGGGTGCTCGTCACGCGGGTGACGGCCTATCGCTCGCTGCCGGCGGAGCTGCCCCTGGAGGCGCTGGAGCTGCTGGGGGCCTCGCCGCCCGACGTGGCGGTGTTCGCCTCTCCGCGCACGGCGGAGGCCTTCCTGGAGGCCGCGGGGCGCGAGCGGTTGGGCGCCGCGCGGGTGGTGGCCATCGGTCCGACGACGGCCTCGGCGCTGGAGCAACTGGGGTTGCCGGCCTCGGCCATCGCCGAGCGGCCCACGCCCGAGTCGCTGGTGGACGCCACGGTGCGCGCCGTCCGGGGGAACTGA
- the hemA gene encoding glutamyl-tRNA reductase produces the protein MELVCIGLSHRTAPLVVRERLALSEARQVEVLQKLAQAPVEVLWVSTCNRVEVYLSAPDGGVARERAVSELQALGGPEAAEHLYEHRGEAALIHLFRVASSLDSMVLGEAQILGQVKDAFERGQGAGAVRGELTRACAAAFGCAKRVRTETAIGRAATSMASAAVQLASKVFDGLKGKTVLVVGAGEMGELAARHLQQAGATKLFITNRTLARAEALAAEVGGTARPFEELFTLLTAADVVVCSTASPVPLFTRDNVGAVGKARRGRPLFMVDLAVPRDIDPGVGTLDWVHAYDVDDIQKFVADNAAARAEEAHKAGVLVAQEVARFVKERALREGMPVLARLRQRAEAIARAEVERTLTSLGDGLTDKQRKSIEAMGRAIVNKLLHEPTSRLRAVGPEGEGNRLAGAAAELFGLLEAELEAAEQQSQAMPAQGPSQVATGAKR, from the coding sequence ATGGAGCTCGTCTGCATTGGCCTGTCCCACCGCACGGCGCCCCTGGTGGTGCGCGAGCGGCTGGCCCTGTCCGAAGCGCGTCAGGTGGAGGTGCTCCAGAAGCTGGCGCAGGCCCCGGTGGAGGTGTTGTGGGTCTCCACCTGCAACCGGGTGGAGGTGTACCTGTCCGCGCCGGATGGGGGCGTGGCCCGGGAGCGCGCCGTGTCGGAGCTGCAGGCGCTGGGCGGGCCCGAGGCGGCCGAGCACCTGTACGAGCACCGGGGCGAGGCCGCGCTCATCCACCTGTTCCGGGTGGCGTCCAGCCTGGACTCCATGGTGCTGGGCGAGGCGCAGATTCTGGGCCAGGTGAAGGACGCCTTCGAGCGCGGGCAGGGCGCGGGCGCGGTGCGCGGTGAGCTGACGCGGGCGTGCGCGGCGGCGTTCGGCTGCGCCAAGCGGGTGCGCACCGAGACGGCCATCGGCCGCGCGGCGACGTCCATGGCGTCCGCGGCGGTGCAGCTGGCGAGCAAGGTGTTCGACGGGCTGAAGGGCAAGACGGTGCTGGTGGTGGGGGCGGGGGAGATGGGGGAGCTGGCGGCGCGGCACCTGCAGCAGGCGGGCGCGACGAAGCTCTTCATCACCAACCGCACCCTGGCGCGCGCGGAGGCGCTGGCGGCCGAGGTGGGCGGGACGGCGAGGCCCTTCGAGGAGCTCTTCACGCTGCTGACGGCGGCGGACGTGGTGGTGTGCAGCACGGCGTCGCCGGTGCCGCTGTTCACGCGGGACAACGTGGGCGCGGTGGGCAAGGCGCGCCGTGGCCGCCCGCTGTTCATGGTGGACCTGGCGGTGCCGCGGGACATCGACCCCGGGGTGGGCACGCTGGACTGGGTGCACGCCTACGACGTGGACGACATCCAGAAGTTCGTCGCGGACAACGCCGCCGCGCGCGCCGAGGAGGCGCACAAGGCGGGGGTGTTGGTGGCGCAGGAGGTGGCGCGCTTCGTCAAGGAGCGTGCCCTGCGCGAGGGGATGCCGGTGCTGGCGAGGTTGCGGCAGCGCGCGGAGGCGATTGCCCGCGCGGAGGTGGAGCGGACGTTGACGTCGCTGGGGGATGGGTTGACGGACAAGCAGCGCAAGAGCATCGAGGCCATGGGGCGCGCCATCGTCAACAAGCTGTTGCACGAGCCGACCTCGCGCCTGCGCGCGGTGGGGCCGGAGGGCGAGGGCAACCGGCTGGCGGGCGCCGCCGCAGAGCTGTTCGGGTTGCTCGAGGCGGAGCTGGAGGCGGCGGAGCAGCAGTCGCAGGCCATGCCCGCGCAGGGCCCGTCGCAGGTGGCCACGGGGGCGAAGCGATGA
- the trxA gene encoding thioredoxin: MAGDNVTNVGDNDFQKQVLDSEQPVLVDFWATWCAPCRAIAPSIDALAEQYKGQVKFTKLNIDDNQGTPQNYGIRSIPTLLVFKGGQVVEQIVGAVPKARIEDALKKAL; the protein is encoded by the coding sequence ATGGCAGGCGACAACGTGACGAATGTCGGAGACAACGACTTCCAGAAGCAGGTGCTGGACTCCGAGCAGCCCGTGCTGGTGGATTTCTGGGCGACCTGGTGCGCGCCGTGCCGCGCCATCGCGCCCTCCATCGACGCGCTCGCCGAGCAGTACAAGGGCCAGGTGAAGTTCACCAAGCTCAACATCGACGACAACCAGGGCACGCCGCAGAACTACGGCATCCGCTCCATCCCCACGCTGCTCGTCTTCAAGGGCGGCCAGGTCGTGGAGCAGATCGTCGGCGCCGTCCCCAAGGCGCGCATCGAGGACGCCCTCAAGAAGGCGCTGTAG
- the mrdA gene encoding penicillin-binding protein 2: protein MTPPTLGNTTPGRELRRRFLWLGLAMSLGLVLLSIQLYRLQITRGEEYSAKSVANFVKEVRLRADRGVIKDSRGTILVDSRPSFDAVVTPAFCTDCFAQVIPRLAELLQWDVDQAKKVEDLVRQGRRNAPFQPVPVRVDLTRDEYDRLAARRDILDGVEVAPVPHRFYRTNTVLSHVLGYMNEITQEELERLNGDGSRYALGDYIGRRGLERYFEQRLRGQDGVRKEVVNARGQKIEELNVKLGDNAVVQPKAGSNLVLSIDMRLQEEAERAFPGVTGAVVAIDVHTGFIRALVSRPGFDPNLLTGRVTPTQMALLSRDPLEPMVNRVAAEHYSPGSTFKVVTALAAFKSGAFRPETIVNCPGGYRLGARTWRCHLDRGHGHVDGLDAMKSSCDTWFYKVADTIGLDPIGEMGKSLGLGSPTGINVVAEVPGIMPTSAYHDKASPGGYTKGMALNSAIGQGDNNVTPLQLALMYAAIANGGTLYKPQMVQRLENLDGQVIEEFKPEVVRRVDLPPAHLKAVIDGLVKVAHEPGGTSYRSRLKYMRDLDVKVAAKTGTAQVARLGAIRLKTHQMSFFERDHAWFAGFAPADQPEIAVVVLNEHGGHGGSDAAPTAMAVIQKYLDLKKLDATAPPPRPNQPYTPSMFRAPSPDEAAMTRGVRPPTQLPGDEESEDRHATQD, encoded by the coding sequence GTGACGCCCCCCACGCTGGGCAACACGACGCCGGGCCGCGAGCTGCGCCGGCGCTTCCTGTGGCTGGGCCTGGCCATGTCCCTGGGCCTGGTCCTGTTGTCCATCCAGCTCTACCGCCTGCAGATCACGCGCGGCGAGGAGTACTCCGCCAAGAGCGTGGCCAACTTCGTCAAGGAGGTGCGGCTGCGCGCCGACCGCGGCGTCATCAAGGACTCGCGCGGCACCATCCTCGTCGACAGCCGCCCGTCCTTCGACGCCGTCGTCACCCCCGCCTTCTGCACGGACTGCTTCGCGCAGGTCATCCCGCGGCTGGCGGAGCTGCTCCAGTGGGACGTGGACCAGGCGAAGAAGGTGGAGGACCTGGTGCGCCAGGGCCGGCGCAACGCGCCCTTCCAGCCGGTGCCGGTGCGCGTGGACCTGACGCGCGACGAGTACGACAGGCTGGCGGCGCGCCGGGACATCCTGGACGGCGTGGAGGTGGCGCCCGTCCCGCACCGCTTCTACCGGACCAACACGGTGCTGTCGCACGTGCTGGGCTACATGAACGAAATCACCCAGGAGGAGCTCGAGCGGCTCAACGGCGACGGCTCGCGCTACGCCCTGGGGGACTACATCGGCCGGCGCGGCCTGGAGCGCTACTTCGAGCAGCGCCTGCGCGGCCAGGACGGCGTGCGCAAGGAAGTGGTCAACGCGCGCGGCCAGAAGATCGAGGAGCTCAACGTCAAGCTGGGCGACAACGCCGTGGTGCAGCCCAAGGCGGGCAGCAACCTGGTGCTGTCCATCGACATGCGCCTGCAGGAAGAGGCCGAGCGCGCCTTCCCGGGCGTCACCGGCGCGGTGGTGGCCATCGACGTGCACACGGGCTTCATCCGCGCGCTGGTGTCCCGGCCCGGCTTCGACCCCAACCTCCTGACGGGCCGCGTGACGCCCACGCAGATGGCGCTGCTGTCCAGAGACCCCCTGGAGCCCATGGTCAACCGCGTGGCGGCCGAGCACTACAGCCCGGGCTCCACCTTCAAGGTCGTCACCGCGCTGGCGGCGTTCAAGTCCGGCGCGTTCCGCCCGGAGACGATCGTGAACTGCCCCGGCGGCTACCGGCTGGGCGCGCGCACCTGGCGCTGCCACCTGGACCGCGGGCACGGCCACGTCGACGGGCTGGACGCGATGAAGAGCTCTTGCGACACCTGGTTCTACAAGGTGGCGGACACCATCGGCCTGGACCCGATTGGAGAGATGGGCAAGTCGCTGGGCCTGGGCAGCCCCACTGGCATCAACGTGGTGGCGGAGGTGCCCGGCATCATGCCGACCAGCGCGTACCACGACAAAGCCTCGCCCGGCGGCTACACCAAGGGCATGGCGCTCAACAGCGCCATCGGCCAGGGTGACAACAACGTCACGCCGCTGCAGCTCGCGCTGATGTACGCGGCCATCGCCAACGGCGGCACGCTGTACAAGCCGCAGATGGTGCAGCGGCTGGAGAACCTGGACGGCCAGGTCATCGAGGAGTTCAAGCCGGAGGTCGTCCGTCGGGTGGACCTGCCGCCCGCGCACCTGAAGGCCGTCATCGATGGCCTGGTGAAGGTGGCCCACGAGCCGGGCGGCACGTCGTACCGCTCGCGCCTGAAGTACATGCGCGACCTGGACGTGAAGGTGGCGGCGAAGACGGGCACCGCGCAGGTGGCGCGCCTGGGCGCCATCCGCCTGAAGACGCACCAGATGAGCTTCTTCGAGCGAGATCACGCCTGGTTCGCGGGCTTCGCCCCGGCGGACCAGCCTGAAATCGCGGTGGTGGTGCTCAACGAGCACGGCGGCCACGGCGGCTCGGACGCGGCGCCCACGGCGATGGCCGTCATCCAGAAGTACCTGGACCTCAAGAAGCTGGACGCCACGGCGCCGCCGCCGCGTCCCAACCAGCCCTACACCCCGTCGATGTTCCGCGCGCCGTCCCCCGACGAGGCGGCCATGACGCGCGGCGTGCGTCCCCCCACGCAGCTCCCGGGCGACGAGGAGTCAGAGGACAGGCATGCAACTCAGGATTGA
- a CDS encoding PilZ domain-containing protein, which yields MQRKGGQKATGSVRVAELPQAARDVKPPAATVVARPGAPVKEEPRRPPTVAPTPVAALLPVIEQNQGDPEHREFPRAQLTTRFEVWVDDDQGGRRFAASLASINVSVSGAFLESTFYLPMGTVLGVSFSLEPGAAPVRARAEIVREEREDGPGGRSGFGIRFLDFSGQTEVALARLFVGNRLRAFAEDYLRSQRARSLPNELERVVDVLSAWELLKATSTEADPWQAK from the coding sequence ATGCAGAGGAAGGGTGGGCAGAAGGCGACGGGGAGTGTCCGCGTGGCGGAGCTTCCCCAGGCGGCGAGGGACGTGAAGCCCCCGGCGGCGACGGTGGTGGCGCGGCCGGGCGCCCCGGTGAAGGAGGAGCCTCGCAGGCCTCCGACGGTGGCCCCCACGCCCGTGGCGGCGCTGTTGCCCGTCATCGAGCAGAACCAGGGGGACCCGGAGCACCGGGAGTTCCCCCGGGCGCAGCTGACGACACGCTTCGAGGTCTGGGTGGATGACGACCAGGGCGGGCGCCGGTTCGCGGCGAGCCTGGCGTCCATCAACGTCAGCGTCAGCGGCGCCTTCCTGGAGAGCACCTTCTACCTGCCGATGGGGACGGTGCTGGGCGTGAGCTTCTCGCTGGAGCCGGGCGCGGCGCCCGTGAGGGCCCGGGCGGAGATCGTCCGCGAGGAGCGCGAGGACGGCCCCGGGGGCCGCAGCGGCTTCGGCATCCGCTTCCTCGACTTCAGTGGACAGACGGAGGTGGCCCTGGCCCGGCTCTTCGTGGGCAATCGCCTGCGGGCCTTCGCGGAGGACTACCTGCGCTCGCAGCGCGCGCGCTCGCTGCCCAATGAGCTGGAGCGGGTGGTGGATGTGCTTTCGGCCTGGGAGCTGCTCAAGGCGACCAGCACGGAAGCGGACCCCTGGCAGGCGAAGTGA
- the hemC gene encoding hydroxymethylbilane synthase: MTSVRIATRQSPLALWQARHVGALLKSHHPGLEVSFVEMTTEGDRFLSAPLSSVGGKGLFVKEIEQALIDGRADIAVHSLKDMTSELPEGLVLAAVPEREDPRDAFCGTAGQTTVDALPQGARIGTSSLRRSCILRSRRPDLEIVSVRGNVQTRLAKTKELGLAGALLAHAGLKRLGLEHVITEVLSADVSLPAVGQGVLAIQCRGEDARVCGLLAPLEHATTRVAVTAERALLAKLEGGCTVPLAGHATVSEGQVHLRGLVGRPDGAHVVRGEVRGPVAKAAELGEALADDLLSRGAADILRDFARRPGSRP; the protein is encoded by the coding sequence ATGACGTCCGTGCGCATCGCCACCCGGCAGAGCCCGCTGGCGCTCTGGCAGGCGCGTCACGTGGGCGCGCTCCTGAAGTCCCACCACCCGGGCCTCGAGGTGTCCTTCGTCGAGATGACCACCGAGGGGGACCGCTTCCTGTCCGCGCCCCTGTCCTCGGTGGGCGGCAAGGGCCTGTTCGTGAAGGAAATTGAACAGGCGCTCATCGACGGGCGCGCCGACATCGCGGTGCACAGCCTGAAGGACATGACGTCCGAGCTGCCCGAGGGCCTGGTGCTCGCGGCGGTGCCCGAGCGCGAGGACCCCCGGGATGCCTTCTGCGGCACCGCGGGCCAGACGACGGTGGACGCGTTGCCTCAGGGGGCTCGCATCGGGACGTCCTCGCTGCGCCGCAGCTGCATCCTGCGCTCGCGCCGGCCGGACCTCGAAATCGTGAGCGTGCGCGGCAACGTGCAGACGCGCCTGGCGAAGACGAAGGAGCTGGGGCTGGCCGGCGCGCTGTTGGCGCACGCGGGGCTCAAGCGACTGGGGCTGGAGCACGTCATCACGGAGGTGCTTTCCGCCGACGTGAGCCTGCCGGCGGTGGGGCAGGGGGTGCTCGCCATCCAGTGCCGCGGTGAGGACGCGCGGGTGTGCGGGCTGCTCGCGCCGCTGGAGCACGCGACGACGCGGGTGGCGGTGACGGCCGAGCGGGCGCTGCTGGCGAAGCTGGAGGGCGGCTGCACGGTGCCTCTGGCGGGGCATGCCACGGTGTCCGAGGGCCAGGTGCATCTGCGCGGACTCGTGGGCCGGCCGGATGGCGCACACGTGGTGCGGGGCGAGGTGCGTGGCCCCGTGGCGAAGGCGGCCGAGCTGGGCGAGGCGCTCGCGGACGACCTGCTGTCGCGTGGCGCGGCGGACATCCTGCGTGATTTCGCTCGCCGCCCGGGCTCGCGGCCCTAG
- a CDS encoding adhesin has product MNRGSQRSAVVLGLLLAATAAAQQVLEYKDLGHRVLSTPSDPFVFYVDGRAAQPAGNDLALVTAASRAAFETWQGTTCAWPTFSFPTDGGVATTGSPMANVDDPGDRFNVVPVWVTSANDPHYADTLNGGDRPAAARALTFSGYVYQCDVYLNAVNYSWSTLTPTPAGRMDIQSVLTHEIGHCLGLGDSFEAIGAVMFFDLPSGVSRRQLADYDRTALCRFYPKTGAVGSPCESGTCTTGLTCVTAPSTVSGKDLKVCAKGCFGNTSGECPAPYVCRDSAAVNGYTKACLPALPDGVTPVGRECTPGPRSCGNTNGVCIAPVDPPSGNGEFDRWDLGYCTETCSGAGSCPAGAECSDVPGQGSICLKTCTPGGSDCRPGYTCETRPEGNLCVPGCYGDADCDSNSVCRTCDRVCVPRQTAGKQVGDACTADAQCGTNQYCLFAEGGTEGVCAQPCSVSACACPGGTSCQVVNKDGERACVRACSATSCDGTLRCGTVEQGSSACLPVCRTEKDCAPSMLCSAAGTCYDPLAKPDAGSCTLCNDAGTPPPPPVDAGPPKGPGGPDGCGCQGAPVSAAAFLGGLVLLLLVAGRRRTWHKP; this is encoded by the coding sequence ATGAATCGGGGTTCGCAGCGGAGCGCCGTCGTACTTGGGCTGTTGTTGGCCGCCACGGCGGCGGCGCAGCAGGTGCTGGAATACAAGGACCTGGGCCACCGGGTGCTCAGCACGCCGTCGGACCCCTTCGTCTTCTACGTGGACGGGCGTGCGGCCCAGCCCGCCGGCAACGATTTGGCCCTGGTGACGGCGGCCAGCCGCGCGGCCTTCGAGACCTGGCAGGGGACGACCTGCGCGTGGCCCACGTTCTCCTTCCCGACGGACGGCGGCGTGGCGACGACGGGCTCACCCATGGCGAACGTGGATGACCCGGGGGACCGCTTCAACGTCGTCCCCGTCTGGGTGACGAGCGCGAACGACCCGCACTACGCGGACACGCTCAACGGAGGCGACAGGCCCGCGGCCGCGAGGGCGCTGACCTTCAGCGGCTACGTGTACCAGTGTGATGTCTATCTCAACGCGGTGAACTACTCCTGGTCCACGCTGACGCCCACGCCCGCGGGGCGCATGGACATCCAGAGTGTGCTGACCCACGAAATCGGCCACTGCCTGGGGCTCGGTGACAGCTTCGAGGCCATTGGCGCGGTGATGTTCTTCGACTTGCCCTCGGGCGTGTCGCGGCGGCAGTTGGCGGACTACGACAGGACGGCGCTGTGCCGCTTCTATCCGAAGACGGGCGCGGTCGGCTCCCCGTGCGAGAGCGGCACGTGCACCACGGGCCTGACGTGTGTCACCGCGCCGTCCACGGTGTCGGGCAAGGACCTGAAGGTCTGCGCGAAGGGCTGCTTCGGCAACACCTCCGGCGAGTGCCCCGCGCCCTATGTCTGCCGCGACTCCGCGGCGGTGAATGGCTATACGAAGGCCTGTCTTCCGGCGCTGCCCGACGGCGTCACGCCCGTGGGCCGCGAGTGCACGCCGGGCCCGCGCAGCTGTGGCAACACGAACGGCGTCTGCATCGCGCCGGTGGACCCGCCCTCGGGCAACGGTGAGTTCGACCGGTGGGATCTGGGCTACTGCACGGAGACGTGCAGCGGCGCGGGCTCCTGCCCCGCGGGCGCCGAGTGCTCGGACGTCCCCGGTCAGGGCTCCATCTGTCTGAAGACCTGTACGCCCGGCGGGAGCGACTGTCGGCCCGGCTATACCTGCGAGACGCGCCCCGAGGGGAACCTCTGCGTCCCCGGTTGCTATGGTGATGCGGATTGCGACAGCAACTCCGTTTGCAGGACGTGCGACCGCGTCTGCGTGCCTCGGCAGACGGCGGGCAAGCAGGTGGGGGATGCGTGCACGGCGGATGCGCAGTGCGGCACCAACCAGTACTGCCTCTTCGCGGAAGGGGGGACGGAGGGCGTCTGCGCGCAGCCGTGCTCGGTGTCGGCGTGCGCGTGCCCGGGTGGGACGTCGTGCCAGGTGGTGAACAAGGACGGTGAGCGGGCGTGTGTCCGGGCCTGCTCGGCCACGTCCTGTGACGGGACACTGAGGTGCGGCACGGTGGAGCAGGGCAGCTCCGCCTGTCTGCCCGTCTGTCGGACGGAGAAGGACTGCGCGCCCTCCATGCTCTGCTCGGCGGCGGGCACCTGTTACGATCCGCTGGCCAAGCCGGACGCGGGCTCGTGCACGCTGTGCAACGACGCGGGCACGCCGCCTCCGCCGCCCGTGGACGCGGGGCCGCCGAAGGGCCCGGGTGGTCCGGACGGCTGTGGCTGCCAGGGCGCGCCCGTGTCGGCGGCGGCCTTCCTGGGTGGATTGGTCCTGTTGCTGCTGGTGGCTGGAAGGAGAAGAACGTGGCACAAGCCGTGA
- a CDS encoding cytochrome C assembly family protein: protein MSHTLVSLACHAYGIAAVAYLAYLVRQSEGLAMAGRVLVGGGLVLHGVALFELLGVQSGRPVGLAQGFSALAFLLLAIFLALDVRYRRPVIGAFLTPLAVTVLLPGLLLHGGQSPLPPGVRQPLLPLHISLALLGLAAFAVAAGVGVMYLLMERQVRAKRFGLLFARLPSLEFLDTLNRRLVVWGFIALSITLATGAFFVTTTVGWQWDGKSIATVVAWAVFAALVNARIFAGWRGRRVALLTMAGFCLVLVSFLTSYDATPTAAAVMRIP from the coding sequence ATGAGCCACACGCTCGTATCGCTCGCCTGCCACGCATACGGCATCGCCGCCGTGGCCTACCTCGCCTACCTCGTCCGCCAGTCGGAAGGGCTGGCCATGGCCGGTCGCGTCCTGGTGGGCGGCGGGCTGGTGCTCCACGGCGTGGCCCTGTTCGAGCTCCTGGGCGTCCAGAGCGGCCGTCCGGTGGGCCTGGCGCAGGGCTTCTCCGCGCTGGCCTTCCTGCTATTGGCCATCTTCCTGGCGCTGGACGTGCGCTACCGCCGGCCCGTCATCGGCGCGTTCCTGACGCCGCTGGCGGTGACGGTGCTCCTGCCCGGCCTGCTGCTGCACGGGGGCCAGTCGCCGCTGCCTCCCGGCGTGCGTCAGCCCCTGTTGCCCCTGCACATCTCGCTGGCGCTGTTGGGGCTGGCGGCGTTCGCGGTGGCCGCGGGGGTGGGCGTCATGTACCTGCTGATGGAGCGGCAGGTGCGGGCCAAGCGCTTCGGGCTGTTGTTCGCGCGGCTGCCGTCGCTGGAGTTCCTGGACACCCTCAACCGGCGGTTGGTGGTGTGGGGCTTCATCGCGCTGTCGATCACCCTGGCGACGGGGGCCTTCTTCGTGACGACCACGGTGGGCTGGCAGTGGGACGGCAAGTCCATCGCCACGGTGGTGGCGTGGGCGGTGTTCGCGGCGCTGGTCAACGCGCGCATCTTCGCCGGCTGGCGTGGGAGGCGTGTGGCATTGCTGACCATGGCGGGCTTCTGCCTGGTGCTGGTGTCCTTCCTCACCTCGTATGACGCGACGCCGACCGCGGCCGCCGTCATGAGGATTCCCTGA